A segment of the Gemmatimonadales bacterium genome:
GGCCGGCAGGCCCGGCGGGGGCGTGATTTCGCGCGACACCACGTGGCCCTGCGGATCCTGGTGCACGGTCACGGCCATGCCGCGCATCATGTCGGGGCGCCCGGCGCCGGCTCCGCCCAGCACGGTGGAGTCGAACGTGGTCCTCACCACGTAGTTGGGCCCGTCCATCGGCAGCACGGTCTGGGTCTGGTACATCGTGGCCTGCATGGCCGCGGCGCCGCTGGTGTCGGCCGAGGTCCACGTGCGACTGGTCATCCGATAGCGGGTCACCTGGCCCACGGTCGGCGTGAAGCGCAGCTGGATGGCCTGCGCGTGAGCCTGCCCGGCCGCGGCCAGCAGGAGACCGGTGCCGAGAAGTGCGACGTGACGGTTCATGCGTCTCTCCGATCGACGGTGTGACTGCCCTGGAAACCGATGGCCGCGAGCCGTGCGCTCAGGCCCGCGGGTGATACGTGCGATGAACACTCCGGAGATACTCCCGATCCACCCGCGTGTAAAGCTGCGTGGTGCTCAGGTCCGCGTGCCCCAACATCTCCTGGACCGCGCGAAGATCGGCACCACCTTCGAGCAGGTGCGTGGCGAAAGTGTGCCGCAGGGTGTGCGGCGTGACCCGCTTCGTGAGGCCGGCCGCCCGGGCCGCCTTCCGGATGATCCCCCAGGCGCCGACCCGCGAGAGGGGCGTGCCGCGGGCGTTGAGGAACAGCCGCCCGCGTCCCCCGCCCTTCTCCAGCCGGGGCCGGATCTCGCGCGCCCACAGCGCCACGGCCCCCAGCGCGCGGCGGCCCACCGGCACCAGGCGCTCCTTGCTGCCCTTGCCGAACAGGCGGGCCAGTCCCTCGTCGAACAGCACGTCGCCGAGGCCGATGCCCACCAGCTCGGACACCCGGGCGCCGGTCGCGTAGGCGAACTCGAGCAGCGCGCGGTCCCGCCAGGCCAGCGGATCGTCCGCGTGCGGCGCCGCCAGGAGACGCTCGACTTCGGCCACCGAGAGCACGGTCGGGAGGGCGCGCCACTTCTTGGGGGTCGCCAGCCGCTCCGTCGGGTCGCGCACCACGTGGCCCTCGGCCACCAGGAACCGGTAGTAGGTACGGACCGCCGAGACGTGCCGGCGGATGCTGGTCGCGGCGAGGCCGAGGTCCTTCAAGTGGAAGATGAAGTCGCGCAGCTGGGGGGTGGTGGCGCGCTCGGGCACCTGGGTTCCGCGGGACCCGAGAAACTGGACGAGGTGCTGGAGGTCACGGCCGTACGCCGCCACGGTGTTGCGGGACGCGCCGCGCTCGAGCGTCAGGTGGTCCCTGAACGACTCCAGCCGGAATGCGGCCGCCGGATCGTCAGCGGGCATGGGATTGCCGCCGCCGCCAGAGCAGGACGGCGAGGACCGACGTGACGGCGAGGGCGACGGCCGCGAACGCCCAGCCCAGCCGGCCGAGAGCCCGCTGGAGCGCGTCCCAGTTGCTGCCGACGTGGTGGGCGAGCCAGACCAGGAAGCCGTACCAGAGGCCGGAGGCCACCACGACGGGCGCCAGGGCCCGCCAGGCGTCGAGGCCGGCGATGCCGGCGAACGGCGGCACGACCGCGCGGTAGCCCGGCAGGAACCGGCTCACGAAGATCCCCCAGACGTGGTGCCGGCGGTAGGCGCGCGCGATCACCCGCATCGCCGCCGGCGACAGCAGCCGCCGGCCGGTGGGGGAGTCCACGAACCGGCGGCCGACGGTGCGGGCGACCCAGTACATGCCGATCGCCGTGGCGACGTTGGGGATCCAGGTGGCGAGGAAGACGCCGACCATCGTGACGTCCGCGCCCTCGCCCGCGAGAAAAGCCCCCAGGGCCACGACCGAATCGGCGGGCACCGGGGGGAAGATGTTCTCGAGCGCGGCCAGGAGCGCGATCACGCCGTAGACGCCCGAGGGCGGCAGGCCGGCGAGCCACAGGACGAGGTGGTCGATCAGCCGCTCGCCGCCTGGAGCACGGTGGCCACCGCCACCGCGGCGACGCCCTCGCCGCGGCCCAGCCAGCCCATCCCCTCGTTGGTCTTGGCTTTGATGCTCACGGCGGACTGGTCGAGGCCCAGGGCCTTGGCCGTCGCGGCGCGCATCGGGCCGATCAGGTGGCCGATCTTGGGCCGCTCGGCGATGATGGTGACGTCGGCCTGGCCGACGGTGAGGCCGGCGGCCTTGAGCTTCTCGACCACGCTCTTGAGGAGCCGCGCGGAGTCCGCGCCGCGCCACTGGGGGTCGTCGTCGGGGAAGTGCTGGCCGATGTCGCCGAGGGCGGCCGCGCCGAGCAGGGCGTCGATGAGCGCGTGGAGCGCCGCGTCGCCGTCGGAGTGGCCCGCCAGGCCGTGGGTGTGGGGCACCGTGATGCCGCCGAGCCGGAACGGGCGGCCGGCGGCGAAGCGGTGCGAGTCGTAGCCGATGCCGACACGTGTGTTCATGCGCGCAGGATCCGGAGAGCGAGGTGGGCGGCGTTCTTCGCGTTGTCGATGCCGACGGTCCCGACCGGGACGCCGCTCGGCAACTGCACCATGGCGTACAGGGCGTCCTGGCCCCGGAGCGGGCCCACGTCGAACGGCACGCCCACGACGGGCAGATCGGTCTGGGAGGCGGCGAAGCCGGGCAGCGCGGCCGCCAGGCCGGCGCCGCAGATCAGGACGCGGTAGCCCGCGGCCCGGGCGCCCTTCACCAGGGCGGCCGTCTTCTCGGGGTCGCGGTGGGCGGAGGAGACCACGAACTCCCAGCCGACCTTCGCCTCGTCGAGGACCTTGAAGGCCGGCTCGATCTTCGGCCGGTCCGACTCCGAGCCCACGAGGATGAGGACCGGCTTCGCGGCCGGACTCACGCGGCCTCCTGGACCGGGCTGTAGTCCTGGCGGCGGCGGACGGGCGAGAAGCCCGCGCCGCGGATCAGGTACTCCATCTCCTCGGCGGTGGTGCGGAAGGTGGTCCCGGCGGCCGACACCACGCTCTCCTCCATCATCAGCGAGCCGAAGTCGTTGGCGCCGAAGCGCAGCGCGATCTGGCCGATCTTCATCCCCATCGTCACCCAGGAGACCTGGAGGTTGTCGAAGTTGTCGAGGGCCAGCCGCGCGATGGCCAGGGTGCGCAGGTAGGTCACCGCGTCGGTGCGCGGGGTGCCCGCCATCTCGCTGTGCTCGGGCTGCAGCGGCCAGCAGATGAAGGCCGTGAAGCCGCCGGTCCTCGCCTGCTGCGCCCTGAGGCGCATCAGGTGCTCGATGCGCTCGGCGCCGGTCTCGCCGATGCCGTACATCATCGTGCTGGTCGTGCGCATCCCGTGACGGTGCGCCGAGTCCATCACCTCCAGCCACTCGTCGGTCAGCGCCTTCTTGCCGGCCACCAGCTTGCGGACCCGGTCCACCAGGATCTCGCCGCCCCCGCCGGGGATCGAGTCCAGGCCGGCGCCCTGCAGCGCCTCGACCACCTGGTCCACGGTCATCCGGAAGCGGCGGGCGAAGAACTGCACTTCGGAGGGCGAGAAGCCGTGGACGTGGATCGGATGGTGCTCCTTGATGTAGCGCAGGAGATCCAGGTACCACTGGAACGGGATGTAGGGATTGTGCCCGCCCTGCATCAGGATCTGCACCGCGCCGATGGCCTTCGCCTCCTCGATCTTGCGGCCGATCTCCTCGAAGGAGAGCACGTACCCCTCCGCGTGCTTCGGCCGGCGGTAGAACGCGCAGAACTTGCAGTCGGCCACGCACACGTTGGTGTAGTTGACGTTGCGGTCCACGATGTAGGTGACCACGCCGTCCGGGTGGCGCCGCCGCCGCTCCCCGTCCGCGAGTGCGGCCAGCTCGAGCAGCGGCGCGCGCTCGTACAGCTCGAGCAGCTCGGCGGCCTCGGACACGGCTACGCGGCTCCCAGGAACGACAGCGTGCCGTCCGGCACGACGCCGCGCGCGGCCAGGCGGCCCAGGAAGTCGGACAGGCCCGCCAGGTGCCGGTACGAGAGGCCGTAGTCGAGGCCGCCGAGGTACTCGCGGCAGCGGCCCGCCTCGACGCCGGTGGCGGAGGCGGCCGCGGCGGCCAGCTCGTCCAGGTGCGCGAGCCCCCACTTGCGGCTGGCCAGCAGCGCCCGGTGCACGTCGCGGACCGCGGCGCGGTCCACTGCCCGCCGCGCGGCCCACACGGCGAAGACGAACGGCAGGCCGGTCCAGTCCTTCCAGGCCTCCCCCAGGTCGACCACGTGAGGGTAGGCGCCCGCCGCGCCCAGCAGCAGGGCGCCGTCGCCGATCACCAGCACCGCGTCGTGCTCGATGTCCCGCAGCCGCGCCAGGTCGGCGCGCTCGGCCGGCGCGCCTTCGGCGGCGAAGCTCACGCCCCAGCGGTCGCGGGCCAGCAGCTCGAGGAGCTGCACCGAGGTCCGGGACGCGGTCGAGACCAGCACCCGCGCGCCGCCCAGCCGCTCCGGCGCCCGGCGGCTGAACAGCAGCACGCTCCGCACCGGCCCGTCGGAGCTGATGGCGAGGTCGGGCAACAGCTCGTACGCGTCGGCCCGCTGCGCGTAGGCCACCGCCGAGATCACGCTGACGTCGAGGCGGCCGTCGGCCAGCCGGTCGTTCAGCTCGGCGGGCGTGCCGGTCACCAGCGTGGCCGGCGGCGCGACCACGCCGCGGTCCATCGCCCCGTAGACCGGGTAGCAGTTCACGTAGCCGATCCGGCCCAGGCGCATCAGTCGAACGTCCGGACGGCGCGGTAGAGCGAGTCGCGCTCCACCGGCACCTTGCCGGCGCCCTGGATCAGCGCGACCAGGTCGTCGTAGGCCAGCTCCATCGGCGTGCGCGCGCCCGCCTCGTGGTAGACGCGCTCGTAGACCACCGTGCCCTCGACGTCGTCGCAGCCGAAGTCGAGCGCCACCTGGGACACGAACGGCGAGACCATCGGCCAGTGAGTCTTCACGTGGGGGACGTTGTCGAGCACCAGGCGGCCCACCGCGACGTTCATCAGGTCGTCGATGCCCATCGTCGGCCGGCCCTGCCAGCCCATCTCCTCGCCCAGCGCGTTGTGGTCCGGGTGGTAGGCGAGCGGGATGTAGGTGAGGAAGCCGCCGGTCTCGTCCTGCAGGCCGCGGAGGATCAGCAGGTGCTCGGCGCGGTCGCGCAGCGTCTCGACGTGGCCGTAGAGCATCGTGCAGTTGGAGGGGATGCCGAGCGCGTGCGCCTGGCGGTGCACCTCCAGCCAGTCCTCTCCCGCCAGCTTGCGGTCGGCGATGGTCATCCGCACCGCCCGGCCGAACACCTCGGCGCCGCCCCCCGGCAGGCTGGTGAGTCCGGCCGCCTGGAGCTGGACCAGCACCTCGCGGAACGAGCACCGCTCGATGCGGGCCAGGTGCGCGATCTCCACCGCGGTCAGCGCCTTGACGTGCACGCCCGGGTACGCCTCGCGCAGGGCGCGGATGATGTCGGTGTAGTAGCTCAGAGCGAGCTTGGGGTGCAGCCCGCCCACGATGTGGAACTCGCGGGTCGGCGCGCTCTTGGCGCGCGACGCCTCCGCCAGCACCTCCTCCAGGGTCCGCGTGTACGCGCCCTCCTCCTTCGGCGTGCGGGCGAAGGAGCAGAACACGCAGGTGTTGCGCAGCACGCAGACGTTGGTGGGGTTGATGTGCTGGTTGGCGGAGAAGAACACCCGCCGACCGTTCCGGGCGCGGTTCGCGGCGTCGGCGAGCGCGCCCACGGCCACGAGATCCCGGCTCTCGAACAGGGCGACGGCGTCGTCGGCATCGAGTCGCTCGCCGGCGGCGAGCTTGTCGGCCACGGCGCGGACCGGTCCGCCCAGCCCCGCGAGCGCGGGGAGTTCGCTCAGCGCGGAGGTCATCGCTCGCCCGCCGCTACGCGGCGAACCGCTTGGCCACCAGGGTCACGTTGTGGCCGCCGAACCCGAACGAGTTGGACATGGCCACGTCCACCCGGCGCTCGATCGCGCGGTTCGGCGCGCAATCCAGGTCGCACTCGGGGTCGGGGGTGACGTAGTTGATCGTCGGCGGGATCACCCCGCGCTGGATCACCAGGGTGCAGATGGCGAACTCCAGGCCGCCGGCCGCGCCGAGCAGGTGGCCGGTCATGGACTTGGTGGAGCCGAAGATCAGCTGCTTCGCGGCCGCGCCGAACACCGCCTTGACCGCCTGCGTCTCGGCCGTGTCGCCGGCCGGCGTGGACGTGCCGTGCGCGTTGACGTAGCCGATCCGCTCCACCGGGACGCACCCGTCGGCGAGCGCCGCCCGCATCGCCTGCTGGGCCCCCCGCCCTTCCGGCGCGGGCTGCGTCATGTGGTACGCGTCGGCGCTCATTCCGAAGCCGGCGACTTCGGCGAGGATCGCCGCGCCCCGGGCCGTGGCGTGCTCCAGGCTCTCCAGCACCACGACGCCCGACCCGTCGCCGAGCACGAAGCCGTCGCGGGTGGCGTCGAACGGGCGCGACGCGTGCTTGGGGTCGTCGTTGCGCGGCGACAGCGCCTTCATGTTGGCGAACCCCGCGATCGCCAGGGGCGTGATGGCCGCCTCCGCGCCGCCGGCGATCATCGCGTCGGCGTCGCCGCGCTGGATGGTGCGGTACGCCTCGCCGATCGCGTGTGCCGAGGAGGCGCAGGCCGACACCGTGCAGAAGTTCGGCCCGGTCAGGCCGTAGCGCATCGCCACCAGGCCGGACGCCATGTCGGGGATGAACATCGGCACGAAGAACGCCGACACCCGCCCCGGGCCCTTCTCGATGAAGGTGCGGCACTGCTCCTCGAAGGTCGCGATGCCGCCGATCCCGCTGCCGATGATCACCCCGGTCCGGTCGGAGGCCGGGAAGCCGCCCGCTAGCCCCGCCTGCTCCACGGCCTGGGCGGTCGCGGCGATCGCGTACTGCGCGAACAGGTCGCACCGCTTGGCTTCCTTGCGCTCCATCCAGGCCAGCGGGTCGAACCCCTTCACCTCGCAGCCGAACGTGACGTCCAGCGCCGAGGGGTCGAAACGCTGAATGCGCGCCGCCCCGGACTTGCCGGCGACCAGCGCGCTCCAGGTGGCTTCGACGGTGTTGCCCACGGGCGTCACCAGCCCCAGGCCGGTGACGACGACCCGACGCTCCACTACTTCGCGCCCATCCGCTGGTGCAGGTAGTTCAGCGCGTCCCCGACGGTGCGGAGCTTCTCCGCCTCTTCGTCCGGGATGTCGAGGTCGAACTCCTTCTCGAAGGCCATCACGAGCTCCACGGTGTCGAGGCTGTCGGCGCCGAGATCCTCCATGAAGCTCGCCTCGCTGGTGAGCTTCTCCCGCTCGACACCCAGCTCCTCGGCAATGATGTCCTTCACTCGCGCTTCGAGATTCGCCATGTCGGCCATGAGAGTTGCGTCCCCCCAAAGGGTGAA
Coding sequences within it:
- a CDS encoding AIR carboxylase family protein; protein product: MSPAAKPVLILVGSESDRPKIEPAFKVLDEAKVGWEFVVSSAHRDPEKTAALVKGARAAGYRVLICGAGLAAALPGFAASQTDLPVVGVPFDVGPLRGQDALYAMVQLPSGVPVGTVGIDNAKNAAHLALRILRA
- a CDS encoding menaquinone biosynthesis protein, whose product is MRLGRIGYVNCYPVYGAMDRGVVAPPATLVTGTPAELNDRLADGRLDVSVISAVAYAQRADAYELLPDLAISSDGPVRSVLLFSRRAPERLGGARVLVSTASRTSVQLLELLARDRWGVSFAAEGAPAERADLARLRDIEHDAVLVIGDGALLLGAAGAYPHVVDLGEAWKDWTGLPFVFAVWAARRAVDRAAVRDVHRALLASRKWGLAHLDELAAAAASATGVEAGRCREYLGGLDYGLSYRHLAGLSDFLGRLAARGVVPDGTLSFLGAA
- the ispF gene encoding 2-C-methyl-D-erythritol 2,4-cyclodiphosphate synthase, whose protein sequence is MNTRVGIGYDSHRFAAGRPFRLGGITVPHTHGLAGHSDGDAALHALIDALLGAAALGDIGQHFPDDDPQWRGADSARLLKSVVEKLKAAGLTVGQADVTIIAERPKIGHLIGPMRAATAKALGLDQSAVSIKAKTNEGMGWLGRGEGVAAVAVATVLQAASG
- the mqnE gene encoding aminofutalosine synthase MqnE, whose translation is MTSALSELPALAGLGGPVRAVADKLAAGERLDADDAVALFESRDLVAVGALADAANRARNGRRVFFSANQHINPTNVCVLRNTCVFCSFARTPKEEGAYTRTLEEVLAEASRAKSAPTREFHIVGGLHPKLALSYYTDIIRALREAYPGVHVKALTAVEIAHLARIERCSFREVLVQLQAAGLTSLPGGGAEVFGRAVRMTIADRKLAGEDWLEVHRQAHALGIPSNCTMLYGHVETLRDRAEHLLILRGLQDETGGFLTYIPLAYHPDHNALGEEMGWQGRPTMGIDDLMNVAVGRLVLDNVPHVKTHWPMVSPFVSQVALDFGCDDVEGTVVYERVYHEAGARTPMELAYDDLVALIQGAGKVPVERDSLYRAVRTFD
- the xerD gene encoding site-specific tyrosine recombinase XerD, which produces MPADDPAAAFRLESFRDHLTLERGASRNTVAAYGRDLQHLVQFLGSRGTQVPERATTPQLRDFIFHLKDLGLAATSIRRHVSAVRTYYRFLVAEGHVVRDPTERLATPKKWRALPTVLSVAEVERLLAAPHADDPLAWRDRALLEFAYATGARVSELVGIGLGDVLFDEGLARLFGKGSKERLVPVGRRALGAVALWAREIRPRLEKGGGRGRLFLNARGTPLSRVGAWGIIRKAARAAGLTKRVTPHTLRHTFATHLLEGGADLRAVQEMLGHADLSTTQLYTRVDREYLRSVHRTYHPRA
- a CDS encoding acyl carrier protein codes for the protein MANLEARVKDIIAEELGVEREKLTSEASFMEDLGADSLDTVELVMAFEKEFDLDIPDEEAEKLRTVGDALNYLHQRMGAK
- the mqnC gene encoding cyclic dehypoxanthinyl futalosine synthase, translated to MSEAAELLELYERAPLLELAALADGERRRRHPDGVVTYIVDRNVNYTNVCVADCKFCAFYRRPKHAEGYVLSFEEIGRKIEEAKAIGAVQILMQGGHNPYIPFQWYLDLLRYIKEHHPIHVHGFSPSEVQFFARRFRMTVDQVVEALQGAGLDSIPGGGGEILVDRVRKLVAGKKALTDEWLEVMDSAHRHGMRTTSTMMYGIGETGAERIEHLMRLRAQQARTGGFTAFICWPLQPEHSEMAGTPRTDAVTYLRTLAIARLALDNFDNLQVSWVTMGMKIGQIALRFGANDFGSLMMEESVVSAAGTTFRTTAEEMEYLIRGAGFSPVRRRQDYSPVQEAA
- a CDS encoding DedA family protein; translated protein: MIALLAALENIFPPVPADSVVALGAFLAGEGADVTMVGVFLATWIPNVATAIGMYWVARTVGRRFVDSPTGRRLLSPAAMRVIARAYRRHHVWGIFVSRFLPGYRAVVPPFAGIAGLDAWRALAPVVVASGLWYGFLVWLAHHVGSNWDALQRALGRLGWAFAAVALAVTSVLAVLLWRRRQSHAR
- the fabF gene encoding beta-ketoacyl-ACP synthase II; its protein translation is MERRVVVTGLGLVTPVGNTVEATWSALVAGKSGAARIQRFDPSALDVTFGCEVKGFDPLAWMERKEAKRCDLFAQYAIAATAQAVEQAGLAGGFPASDRTGVIIGSGIGGIATFEEQCRTFIEKGPGRVSAFFVPMFIPDMASGLVAMRYGLTGPNFCTVSACASSAHAIGEAYRTIQRGDADAMIAGGAEAAITPLAIAGFANMKALSPRNDDPKHASRPFDATRDGFVLGDGSGVVVLESLEHATARGAAILAEVAGFGMSADAYHMTQPAPEGRGAQQAMRAALADGCVPVERIGYVNAHGTSTPAGDTAETQAVKAVFGAAAKQLIFGSTKSMTGHLLGAAGGLEFAICTLVIQRGVIPPTINYVTPDPECDLDCAPNRAIERRVDVAMSNSFGFGGHNVTLVAKRFAA